A window of Apium graveolens cultivar Ventura chromosome 8, ASM990537v1, whole genome shotgun sequence contains these coding sequences:
- the LOC141679596 gene encoding uncharacterized protein LOC141679596 translates to MRVLVDNEASVDILFHDTFIRMGYNDFKLTPSIAPIYGFNHVECKVEGEIQLLVTIEEEPREATQMLNFQVVKSASTYNTIMGRKGIQAFKFVPSTYHMVLKFLTRNGVGEAKRDQKMARSCSVVALRPDGTGGQVLPIKDMHVRKKDELRGKPTEDLVPIPLDKPLKGQLITFLQKNSDVFSWTTTDMPWIEPDLITHRLNIDTTRKDVKKKKRTYALDRVEAIKQEAEKLLEAGFIEEVQFPEWLANPVIVKKANRKWRMCIDFTDLNDTCPKDCYPLPRLDTLIDATTGHKILSFMDGFSGYN, encoded by the coding sequence atgaGGGTCCTAGTGGACAATGAAGCTTCCGTGGATATTCTTTTCCATGACACTTTCATAAGAATGGGCTATAATGATTTTAAACTAACTCCATCTATTGCACCTATCTACGGGTTTAACCATGTGGAATGCAAAGTCGAAGGAGAAATACAACTTCTCGTAACTATCGAGGAAGAACCCAGGGAGGCCACGCAGATGTTGAACTTTCAGGTTGTTAAGTCCGCCTCAACTTACAATACTATCATGGGTAGAAAAGGGATCCAAGCATTTAAGTTTGTGCCCTCAACCTACCACATGGTACTGAAGTTCCTAACTAGAAATGGTGTTGGAGAAGCGAAAAGAGATCAGAAAATGGCCCGCAGTTGCTCTGTTGTAGCACTTAGGCCCGATGGAACCGGGGGGCAGGTCCTCCCCATAAAAGACATGCATGTCCGTAAGAAAGATGAACTGCGAGGGAAGCCAACAGAGGACTTGGTCCCAATTCCCCTGGACAAGCCCTTGAAAGGACAATTGATAACTTTTCTACAAAAGAACAGTGATGTGTTTTCTTGGACAACAACTGATATGCCTTGGATTGAACCGGACCTTATAACTCATAGATTAAATATCGATACGACTCGGAAAGATgtaaagaagaagaagagaacttatgcccTTGATAGGGTGGAAGCCATTAAACAGGAGGCCGAGAAGCTTCTAGAAGCTGGATTCATTGAGGAAGTGCAATTCCCTGAATGGTTGGCCAACCCCGTAATTGTTAAGAAGGCCAAtagaaagtggaggatgtgcattGACTTCACTGACTTGAATGATACTTGTCCCAAGGACTGCTACCCCCTGCCAAGGCTTGATACCCTGATCGACGCCACTACTGGACACAAGATTCTAAGCTTTATGGATGGCTTCAGTGGTTACAATTAG